In one window of Limnothrix sp. FACHB-406 DNA:
- a CDS encoding NAD(P)H-quinone oxidoreductase subunit 4, translating to MNFPWLTTSILLPIVAALIVPLLPDKDGKTVRWFSLGVGLIDFILLVYAFCTQYDFGNPELQLVESYTWVPELGLKWSVGADGLSMPLILLTGFITTLAILASWPVTLKPKLFYFLLLAMYGGQIAVFAVQDLLLFFLVWELELIPVYLLLSIWGGKKRLYAATKFILYTAGGSLFILVAALAMAFYGDTVTFDMRELALKPYGHTLQLLLYGGFLIAYAVKLPIFPLHTWLPDAHGEATAPVHMLLAGILLKMGGYALVRMNAGMLPEAHATFAPVLVILGVVNIVYAALTSFAQRNLKRKIAYSSISHMGFVLIGLGSFTDLGISGAMMQMVSHGLIGASLFFLVGATYDRTHTLMLDEMGGVGQKMPKIFSMFTACSLASLALPGMSGFVAELTVFLGFANSDAYSLPFKVIVVFLAAVGVILTPVYLLSMLREIFYGPENQELVSHEVLIDAEPREVFIIACLLIPIIGIGFYPKLLTQIYDSTTVQLTARLRDAVPTLVSRESQSIGLMPGAKPLVAPAIALEP from the coding sequence ATGAACTTTCCCTGGCTGACGACCTCCATTCTCCTCCCCATCGTCGCCGCCCTGATCGTGCCCCTGTTGCCCGACAAAGACGGCAAAACCGTACGCTGGTTTTCGTTGGGAGTAGGACTCATTGACTTCATCCTGTTGGTGTATGCCTTTTGTACCCAGTACGACTTCGGCAACCCCGAACTGCAACTGGTGGAAAGCTACACCTGGGTTCCCGAACTCGGCCTGAAATGGTCAGTGGGCGCAGACGGCCTCTCCATGCCCCTGATCCTGCTGACGGGCTTCATCACCACCTTGGCCATCTTGGCCTCCTGGCCCGTCACCCTCAAGCCCAAACTGTTCTACTTCCTGCTGCTGGCCATGTATGGCGGTCAAATCGCCGTCTTTGCCGTTCAGGACTTGCTCTTGTTCTTCCTGGTCTGGGAACTGGAACTGATTCCGGTGTACCTGCTGCTGTCGATTTGGGGTGGCAAAAAACGTCTCTACGCCGCCACCAAATTCATCCTTTACACCGCTGGTGGCTCGCTGTTTATCTTGGTTGCCGCCCTGGCCATGGCCTTCTACGGCGATACGGTCACCTTTGATATGCGGGAGCTGGCCCTCAAACCCTATGGCCACACGCTGCAACTGTTGCTCTACGGCGGATTTTTGATTGCCTATGCCGTCAAACTACCCATTTTCCCGCTGCATACCTGGTTGCCCGATGCCCACGGGGAGGCCACGGCTCCAGTTCACATGCTGCTGGCGGGCATCCTGCTGAAAATGGGTGGCTATGCCCTGGTGCGGATGAATGCCGGAATGTTGCCGGAAGCGCACGCCACCTTTGCGCCCGTGTTGGTGATTTTGGGGGTGGTGAACATTGTCTATGCGGCGCTCACCTCCTTTGCCCAGCGGAACCTGAAACGCAAAATTGCCTATTCCTCGATTTCCCACATGGGCTTTGTGCTGATTGGCTTGGGTTCCTTCACGGACTTGGGCATCAGCGGCGCGATGATGCAAATGGTGTCCCACGGGTTGATTGGGGCGAGCCTGTTCTTCCTGGTGGGGGCCACGTACGATCGCACCCACACCCTGATGCTGGATGAAATGGGCGGCGTGGGCCAAAAGATGCCCAAGATCTTCTCGATGTTCACGGCTTGCTCGCTGGCATCGCTGGCCTTGCCGGGGATGAGCGGCTTTGTGGCAGAACTAACGGTGTTCCTGGGTTTTGCCAACAGTGATGCCTATTCGTTGCCCTTTAAGGTGATTGTGGTCTTCCTGGCAGCGGTGGGGGTGATTCTCACGCCGGTTTATCTGCTGTCGATGCTGCGGGAAATCTTCTACGGCCCGGAAAATCAGGAATTGGTGTCCCACGAGGTGCTGATCGATGCGGAACCGCGCGAGGTGTTCATCATCGCCTGTCTGCTGATTCCGATCATTGGCATTGGCTTCTATCCCAAGCTGTTGACCCAGATCTATGACTCAACAACGGTGCAACTAACGGCACGGCTGCGAGACGCGGTGCCAACCTTGGTGAGTCGGGAATCACAGTCGATCGGGCTGATGCCGGGCGCAAAACCGTTGGTGGCTCCGGCGATCGCCCTGGAACCCTAG
- a CDS encoding peptidoglycan-binding protein, whose amino-acid sequence MAPNPASARKAIAFTRLGMLLSLGAIGLGISLSLGMGPAWANCPPRREPLPNLGPGDSGSDVRRLQGILALLGFYQGPADGTYDTALANAVRLFQETQKLDPSGEVTAETWDALLPNPNCRPPARPDR is encoded by the coding sequence ATGGCTCCAAATCCTGCATCGGCCCGAAAAGCAATTGCCTTCACCCGGCTGGGAATGCTCCTGAGCCTGGGGGCGATCGGCCTAGGCATCAGTCTCAGCCTGGGCATGGGGCCCGCTTGGGCCAACTGCCCGCCGCGTCGGGAACCCCTGCCCAACTTGGGCCCCGGTGACAGTGGCAGCGATGTGCGCCGACTTCAGGGCATTTTGGCGCTCCTGGGGTTCTATCAAGGCCCCGCAGACGGAACCTACGACACCGCTTTGGCCAACGCTGTTCGTCTTTTTCAGGAAACCCAAAAACTGGATCCCAGTGGTGAAGTGACCGCCGAAACTTGGGATGCTCTGCTGCCCAATCCCAACTGCCGGCCCCCTGCCCGCCCCGATCGCTAG
- a CDS encoding DUF2157 domain-containing protein, which translates to MITERFRYQLRQEARQWVTDGLLQPEQFDRLADRYQFRTLDQGARNRFVTILLCLGGVLLGLGVITFVAANWQEWPRAFRVGVLLSALLGVQALGFYLWRSPAPRLAGQRRLGQALLLLGGLLLGANLALTAQMFHQGGPLSSLYFIWGGGVLTMAIGLRLMPLGLLALILTIVGYWSGLYDWWEPEPSWQRALAEHMPLVSALAFLPLAHVTRSRFLFGLAWLFTLGTLQTNFWWSLMHPWVASVLSLALPFALGWGYRDRLWPAVQRWWLRLPLPRTLRHWLVPGGAIDPRPLNFQNITQNLTILWLMGTFYFTSFWFFWEGSGRQSGSSTDGNIYDPAQFVPWLAVDVAVAAVAAVLMWARRGRGVAMGADQWLTDAVLWALVLLLGLTLGWHYNVAALPNLGTLLANVCLFLLGVGLVREGLSDGRRLAFWSGLLLLVLDIWTRMLEYNTDLLLKALVFVLCGVGVIAAGLWFERSVQTLNGSNSSPTARS; encoded by the coding sequence GTGATTACCGAGCGCTTTCGTTATCAGTTGCGCCAGGAGGCCCGCCAGTGGGTGACCGATGGCCTGCTGCAACCGGAACAGTTCGATCGCCTAGCCGATCGCTATCAGTTCCGAACCCTCGATCAGGGGGCCCGCAACCGCTTCGTGACCATCCTGCTGTGTTTGGGAGGAGTGCTGTTGGGGTTGGGGGTGATCACCTTCGTGGCCGCCAACTGGCAGGAATGGCCCCGGGCGTTTCGGGTGGGGGTGTTGTTGAGTGCCCTATTGGGCGTTCAAGCTTTGGGTTTTTATTTGTGGCGATCGCCCGCTCCTCGGTTGGCTGGGCAACGCCGCTTGGGCCAAGCCCTGCTGTTGTTGGGTGGGCTGCTGTTGGGGGCGAATTTGGCCTTGACGGCTCAGATGTTTCACCAGGGCGGCCCCTTATCAAGCCTCTACTTCATTTGGGGCGGCGGTGTATTGACCATGGCGATCGGGCTGCGGTTGATGCCTTTGGGGTTGCTGGCGTTGATCTTGACGATCGTGGGCTACTGGTCGGGTCTCTATGACTGGTGGGAGCCTGAACCCAGTTGGCAGCGAGCGTTGGCGGAGCATATGCCCTTGGTGAGTGCCCTGGCTTTTTTGCCCCTGGCCCATGTGACGCGATCGCGCTTTTTGTTTGGCTTGGCTTGGTTGTTCACGTTGGGAACCTTGCAAACCAACTTTTGGTGGAGCTTGATGCACCCTTGGGTTGCCAGTGTGTTGTCTTTGGCGCTGCCCTTCGCTTTGGGTTGGGGATATCGCGATCGACTTTGGCCGGCCGTGCAACGTTGGTGGCTGCGGTTGCCGCTGCCCCGGACGTTGCGCCATTGGCTCGTGCCCGGTGGGGCGATCGACCCAAGGCCACTGAACTTTCAAAACATCACCCAAAATTTGACCATCCTGTGGCTGATGGGCACGTTTTACTTCACCAGCTTCTGGTTTTTCTGGGAAGGTTCCGGTCGCCAAAGCGGTTCCTCCACCGATGGCAATATCTATGACCCAGCGCAATTCGTCCCCTGGCTGGCGGTGGATGTGGCCGTGGCGGCCGTGGCGGCGGTGCTGATGTGGGCGCGGCGGGGTCGCGGCGTGGCCATGGGGGCCGATCAATGGCTCACGGACGCGGTGCTTTGGGCCCTGGTGTTGTTGTTGGGGTTGACCTTGGGTTGGCACTACAACGTGGCGGCTCTGCCCAATTTGGGAACATTGCTGGCTAACGTGTGCCTGTTCCTGTTGGGGGTGGGTCTGGTGCGCGAGGGGCTATCGGACGGGCGGCGCTTGGCCTTTTGGAGCGGTCTGTTGCTGTTGGTGCTGGATATTTGGACGCGGATGCTGGAGTACAACACAGAT
- a CDS encoding HD family phosphohydrolase produces the protein MLTPANPMGRDGQQPAPSHTDSEASAQEPPPRQGSLEDAEDPVEPVGGRSPEPFRDPSPGRSPLGPNSCSVSPPGSVPPLPPLPPSPSTRHGFGQLWPERLGWLNRRLSSLVQRVTINGGVGVIRGACHSLCCQTMGQPYVRRARSIRQRVQTILLGILGAIILTATMSQPWLNQPRYGIGSIAPQDIVAPYDAQVVDQVTTRSRREAARNGIVPALKMDSDATQQLAAELQRRLERSDELRQVAGQFPYWPSANLSTDLQQIARSLNEADWQQVLQALGQASPHPTPRPTGRSDGFDPFKPSLASGKVLPISAEHPLVVALKTYRIQAGETALRQVISAIEKARERYAMAQAVMQDFGQQDYTVDLFTLTDAQWQATRAKTLVALENLLVQGLAPGLPPELVERAVQLHVALVVPLEGRALAQQLLLGTIDRPTLTEDPDRTRRLAEQAAEDVPLSIVSRRMGETIVRQGERIDAGQFALLDRYGLSSRNVNWGAILRLFLLVSGAIVAFWQIERRVYHRLRQRDCFLLLLLATSTPLLISMGATWPWASPTMLANLSAIGLLSGSFYGSLVGMSLVGLLALLLPPGLEVSWVDALIVAAGGLVAAAWAGRARSREDLALLGGGVAIAQGGLYLVMNLINSAAAEFVWLTVLGSAALCGFAGLIWVIIAIGLSPYLEHLFDLVTPIRLAELANPNRPLLKQLAAEAPGTFQHTLFVASLAEAAARSLGCNVELVRAGTLYHDIGKLHNPRAFIENQMGGPNLHDQLADPWLSTEIVRKHVSEGLVMARRARLPKAIQAFIPEHQGTMLIAYFYYQAKQQQEQREQRAKTAHFGLEQTPVERSSRFDRVDRLDQADRAGQANPAHQPDRATTTIETTQTTQQDKAPQGRSPYQACNLDQRPVLESHFRYPGPIPQSRETGIVMLADSCEAALRSLENATYEEALALVNRMLRARWQDNQLVCSGLSREDLRVIAEVFVTVWQQFNHKRIAYPKAALNVPDRPAAEPAANSCAK, from the coding sequence ATGTTGACCCCCGCCAATCCGATGGGGCGTGATGGGCAACAGCCTGCCCCATCCCACACCGACTCCGAAGCCAGTGCGCAGGAACCGCCACCTCGCCAGGGTTCCCTAGAAGATGCGGAGGATCCGGTGGAGCCAGTGGGCGGCCGATCGCCCGAGCCATTTCGCGACCCATCCCCCGGCCGATCGCCCTTGGGGCCCAATTCTTGCAGCGTTTCCCCGCCTGGTTCAGTACCGCCATTGCCGCCATTGCCCCCCAGCCCATCGACCCGGCACGGATTTGGGCAGCTTTGGCCCGAGCGACTTGGCTGGCTGAACCGTCGGCTGAGTTCACTGGTTCAACGAGTGACGATCAACGGAGGAGTTGGGGTGATTCGCGGCGCTTGCCATAGTCTCTGTTGCCAAACCATGGGCCAACCCTATGTGCGGCGGGCCCGATCGATCCGTCAGCGGGTGCAAACCATCCTGCTAGGGATTTTGGGGGCGATTATTCTGACGGCCACCATGAGCCAGCCTTGGTTAAATCAACCGCGTTACGGCATTGGTTCGATCGCCCCCCAGGATATCGTTGCCCCCTACGATGCCCAAGTGGTAGATCAAGTCACCACGCGCAGCCGTCGAGAGGCAGCCCGCAACGGCATTGTGCCCGCCCTGAAAATGGACTCCGATGCCACCCAACAGTTGGCGGCCGAGTTGCAACGTCGGCTGGAACGGAGTGATGAACTGCGTCAGGTGGCTGGTCAGTTTCCCTATTGGCCGTCGGCAAACCTGTCCACTGACCTGCAACAAATTGCGCGATCGCTCAATGAAGCGGACTGGCAACAGGTGCTCCAGGCCCTGGGGCAAGCGTCCCCCCACCCCACTCCCCGACCCACGGGGCGATCGGATGGGTTTGACCCCTTCAAGCCCTCCTTGGCCTCCGGCAAAGTTCTGCCTATTTCAGCAGAACACCCCCTGGTGGTTGCCCTCAAAACCTACCGCATTCAGGCCGGTGAAACGGCGCTGCGGCAAGTGATCAGCGCCATTGAAAAGGCCCGCGAACGCTACGCCATGGCCCAAGCCGTGATGCAAGACTTTGGGCAACAGGACTACACGGTGGATCTGTTCACCTTGACCGATGCCCAATGGCAGGCCACCCGCGCTAAAACCTTGGTGGCCCTCGAAAACCTGTTGGTGCAGGGCCTCGCGCCCGGTTTACCGCCGGAACTCGTTGAACGGGCGGTGCAACTCCATGTGGCGTTGGTGGTTCCCCTGGAAGGTCGGGCCCTGGCTCAGCAGCTTTTGCTGGGCACGATCGATCGCCCCACCCTCACGGAAGATCCCGACCGCACCCGCCGCTTGGCTGAACAGGCGGCGGAAGATGTGCCCCTTTCGATCGTGTCGCGGCGCATGGGCGAAACCATTGTTCGTCAGGGTGAACGCATTGATGCGGGCCAATTTGCCCTGCTCGATCGCTATGGTCTCAGTTCTCGGAATGTGAACTGGGGGGCAATTCTGCGGCTGTTCCTGTTGGTCTCGGGGGCGATCGTGGCCTTTTGGCAAATTGAGCGCCGGGTTTATCACCGACTGCGCCAGCGAGACTGCTTCCTGTTGCTGCTGCTGGCCACCAGCACCCCCCTGTTGATCAGCATGGGAGCCACCTGGCCTTGGGCCAGCCCCACCATGCTGGCCAATTTGTCTGCCATTGGCCTGCTCAGTGGCAGTTTTTACGGCTCCCTGGTAGGCATGTCTTTGGTGGGGCTGTTGGCGCTGCTGTTGCCCCCCGGTTTGGAGGTGAGTTGGGTTGATGCCTTGATCGTGGCGGCGGGGGGCTTGGTGGCTGCGGCCTGGGCCGGCCGGGCCCGATCGCGCGAAGACTTGGCCCTGTTGGGCGGGGGCGTGGCGATCGCCCAAGGGGGGCTATACCTGGTCATGAACCTAATCAACAGCGCCGCGGCCGAATTTGTTTGGCTGACGGTTCTTGGTTCAGCGGCCCTATGCGGGTTTGCGGGGCTGATTTGGGTGATCATCGCCATTGGCCTCAGTCCCTACCTGGAACATCTGTTTGATTTGGTCACTCCCATTCGCCTGGCGGAGTTGGCGAATCCCAACCGCCCCTTGCTGAAGCAACTGGCGGCGGAAGCGCCGGGCACGTTTCAGCACACCCTGTTTGTGGCGAGTTTGGCGGAGGCGGCGGCTCGATCGCTCGGCTGCAATGTGGAACTGGTGCGGGCCGGCACGCTCTATCACGACATCGGCAAGCTCCATAACCCCCGCGCCTTCATCGAAAACCAAATGGGCGGCCCCAATCTACACGATCAGCTGGCGGATCCTTGGCTGAGTACGGAAATTGTCCGCAAGCATGTGAGCGAAGGCTTGGTGATGGCGCGGCGGGCCCGGTTGCCCAAGGCGATCCAAGCTTTTATTCCGGAACACCAAGGCACGATGCTGATTGCCTATTTCTATTACCAAGCCAAGCAACAACAGGAACAGCGAGAGCAGCGGGCCAAGACAGCCCATTTCGGGTTAGAGCAAACTCCTGTGGAGCGATCGAGTCGATTCGATCGCGTAGATCGCTTAGACCAAGCCGATCGAGCAGGTCAAGCAAATCCAGCCCACCAGCCCGATCGCGCCACAACCACCATCGAAACAACCCAAACAACCCAACAGGACAAGGCCCCCCAAGGGCGATCGCCCTACCAAGCTTGCAATTTAGATCAGCGTCCGGTGCTGGAAAGCCATTTTCGGTATCCGGGCCCCATTCCCCAATCGCGGGAAACAGGAATTGTCATGTTGGCGGACTCCTGCGAAGCGGCCCTGCGATCGCTGGAAAATGCCACCTATGAGGAAGCCTTGGCACTGGTGAATCGAATGTTGCGGGCCCGCTGGCAAGACAATCAGCTCGTTTGCTCGGGTCTGAGTCGGGAAGACCTGCGGGTGATTGCGGAAGTGTTCGTTACGGTTTGGCAGCAGTTTAACCACAAACGAATTGCCTATCCCAAGGCCGCTTTAAACGTGCCCGATCGGCCAGCAGCAGAACCGGCGGCCAACTCCTGCGCCAAATAA